The Haloarcula laminariae genomic sequence GAGCGCCGCTGGTCAGCGCCGACACGAAGGCGACGATGCGCGCGGTGACTGCCTACGGCGGCAGCGTCGACCGCAGCGACGAGCAGGCCATCGAAGTCACTGGCTTCGCCGGGCGGCCCGAGACGCCCGACACCGTCATCGACTGCGCCAACAGCGGGACGACCATGCGGCTCGTGACCGCCACGGCCGCACTGCAGGACCGCCTGACGGTGCTGACGGGCGACGACTCGCTGCGGTCCCGGCCCCAGGGACCGTTGCTCGAAGCTATCGGCCAACTCGACGGCCGCGCGGAGAGCACGCGCGAGAACGGCCAGGCGCCGCTGGTCGTCGGCGGCGGCATCGACGGTGGAAGCGTCTCCATTCCGGGTGACGTCTCCTCACAGTACATCACCGCCCTGCTGATGGCCGGCGCTGTTACCGACGAGGGTATCGACATCGAACTGACGACCGACCTCAAGTCCTCGCCGTACGTTGACATCACGCTCGAAGTGCTTTCGGACTACGGCGTCACGGCCGAGCGGACCGCCGACGGGTTCACCGTCGCAGGCGGCCAGTCCTACGACCCCGCCGACGGGGAGTACCACGTCCCCGGGGACTTCTCCTCTATCAGCTACCTGCTGGCGATGGGAGCGCTGGCCTCGCCGGAGGGGATGACGGTCACCTCGGCGGTCCCGAGCGCGCAGGGCGACACCGCCATCGTCGATATCCTCGACCGGATGGGCGCGACGCTCTCCTGGGACCGCGAGGCCGGCGAAATCGCGGTCGAGCAGAGCGAACTCTCGGGCATCGAGGTCGGCGTCGAGGACACGCCGGACCTGCTTCCAACTATCGCCACGCTGGGGGCGGCCGCCGACGGCGTCACCCGAATCACCGACGCCGAACACGTCCGCTACAAGGAGACGGACCGAGTCAGCGCGATGGCCGAGGAGCTGACCGAGATGGGCGCCCGCGTCGAGGAGAAGCAGGACGAACTCGTCGTCTACGGCGAGGACAGCAGTCTCGAAGGCGCCACCGTGGACGGCCGCGCGGACCACCGTATCATCATGTCCCTGGCCGTCGCCGGGCTCGTGGCCGACGGCGAGACCACCGTCACCGGTGCCGAACACGTCGACGTCTCGTTCCCGAACTTCTTCGACCTGCTGGAATCGCTGGGCGGCGCCGTCGAGCGATAGAGCGCCCCTACAGCTCCGTCCGGCGGTCGTATTCGCTCGTCGCTTCGAGTTCGTCGGGTGAGTACGCCATGTCGAGCGAGACGTCGATGTCCTTCTGCCGGCAGTAGTTGTGGAATCTGGCGAGCCCGCCGTAGTCCTCGAACTGCAGGACGAACTTCCAGGTGTCAGCGCCCCGCGCCGACAGAATCGTCGCTCCCGTCTCCCGGATTCCGTGCAGGAGGCTCTCGCCGTCGTCGGCCCACTCGATGCGGTACATCCCCTGATTGTTGACGACGTCGACGGCGACCAGCCGCCTGACGTGCGGGCTCGTCCGGACCCGGCGCTCGAACTCCGGTAGCTGGACTCCCGCCACCCACAGATAGGGCATCACCTGGTTTGCGGCCGGGACCGCCCGCTCCAGTTCGACTTCGGCTCCGGGGTCCCGCGAGAGGACCCTCCCCAGGAGGAACTCGTCGGCGTCGACCGTCATGTGTGTGATGGCTGACATTCTGTGTCAGTAGCACGCCGGCCCATATGTATATTTCCCAACACTCTTCCCGTGGCCTGGGCCCCTATATCTACAAGGTTCAAATGTCCCCGCCCCCCACACGTTCCTAATGAACGGCAACGAGTTCGGCCGGCTCTTCCGGCTGACCACCTACGGCGAGTCCCACGGGGAAGCGATGGGCTGTACGGTCTCGGGGGTCCCCGCGGGCGTGGAGCTCTCGGAGGAGGAGATACAGAAGGACCTCGACCGGCGCAAACCCGGCCAGTCGATGATTACGACTTCGCGGGGCGAACCGGACAAGGTGAAGCTCAACTCCGGCATCCAGGACGGCTACACCACGGGGACGCCAATCGGGATGGTCATCCAGAACAAGGACGCTCGCTCGGGCAAGTACGAGCCGTTCATCACGGCGCCCCGCCCGTCACACGGCGACTTCACCTACTCGGCGAAGTTCGGCACGCGCAACTGGGGCGGCGGCGGCCGCTCCTCGGCCCGCGAAACCGTCAACTGGGTCGCCGCCGGCGGCGTCGCCAAGCAGGTCCTCGAACAGTCCGACCACGACGTCACCATCAAGGCCCACGTCTGCCAAATCGGCGACGTAGTTGCCGACGACGTGACCTTCGAGGAGATGCTCGAACACAGCGAGGAGAACGAGGTCCGCTGTGCGGACCCCGACGCCGCCGAAGAGATGCGCGACCTCGCGGACAAGTACCAGAAGGAGGGCGACTCCATCGGCGGCGCCATCTACTTCGAGTGCCGCGGCGTCCCCCGCGGGCTGGGCGCGCCCCGCTTCGACTCGGTTCCGTCGCGGCTCGGCCAGGCGATGTACTCCATCCCCGCCGTCACGGACTTCGAACTGGGCATCGGCCGCGAGGCCCGCACCGCCACCGGGTCGGAGTACACCGAGGACTGGGAGTTCGGCGAGGACGGCACGCCGACCCCGGTCGGGAACGACCACGGCGGCCTCCAGGGCGGAATCACGACCGGCGACCCCATCTCCGGCGAGGTGACCTGGCACGCGCCTGTCTCCTTCCCCAAGACCCAGAAGACCGTCGACTGGGAGACCGGCGAACAGAAGGAGATAACGGTGACGGGCCGCCACGACCCCGTCCTGCCGCCCCGCGCCGTCCCGGTCGTCGAGGCGATGCTCTACTGCACCGTCCTCGACTTCATGCTGCTTGGCGGTCGCATCAACCCCGACAGACTCGACGGCCGGGCGGGCGAGTACGACACCGACTACCACCCGTCCAGCCCGCAGAACGACCCCGAGGACGCCGACACGCACGCGAAAACCGTCGACGAGGACTGACCGATGGACGCCAACCAGGAGTCGATGTCGAACCCCTTCGGCATGGACGAGCAGTGCCAGAACTGCCCTGAGCTCTGTGAGACCCGGGAGAACGTCGTCCACGGCTACGGCGACGTGGGCGCGGAGTTCATCGTCCTCGGTGACTCCCCCGCCGAAGGCGCTGACGAGTCGGGAATCCCCTTCACCGACGAGCGCGAGCGGGAACTGCTCGACATCCTCGATGCCGTCGACATGGTCGAGGACCCCGACGCCGACGAGCCGGAACTGAAGAACACCTTCCTGACCTACGTCACCCGCTGTCGCCACCCCGAGCGCCCGGCGACCGACGACGAGGTGGTCAACTGCGAGCCGTATCTCAACAGCGAGATACGGATGATAAATCCAGAGCTGCTGCTCCCGGTGGGCCAGCGCCCACTCGAAGAGCTTGCCTTCGAGTACACCACACTCAGCGAGGACGAACTCGACATCGAGGAGCGCCACGCGACGACAATCCGGGGCCGGGGCTTCGAGATTCTGCCGATGCTGCCGCCGACCGACCAGACGGACGAGGAACGGACCGCCTTCCTCGACCACTTCAGCGACGTACTCGGACAGGACTACCGCCAGACGAAGGGTCGGCGGGGTCGCTGACGACCGACGGCAGCGGTCAGTCCGTCGGGGTCGCTGACGACCGGCGGCAGCGGTCAGTCCGCCGGGGTCGCTGACTCCTCTCAGTCCGTGAGTTCGTCGGGAGCGGTGAGCACGTCGTACTCGCTGGCGGCCCGCAGCCGTTGTTGAGCGTCCTTGCGGTACCGGGTCGCCCGGTCTGCATCGCCCTTTTCGCTGGCGTAGGTGGCCCCGGAAAGCCACTCGACGGCCTGCCAGAGGCATGTCGCCTTCTTCCGTGCGCGCTCGCAGTCCTCGCGGACCGCCTCGCTGTCGGCCCGCGTCACCGCCGCGGTAAAGCGGTCGACGCTGTCCTCTAGCTCGCCGGCCGCGTCGTCGAACCCGCCGCGGGCCAGCGTCGTGTGGCCCGACTCGAACCGCTCCAACGCTTCGGTCGTCCGTCGGCGGCCCTCGACGTATGTCGCGTGGCCGACGCGGTACTCCCGCTTGGCGGCCGCGTCGCCGTGGGGCGACGCCACCTGTTCGCACTCCGAACAGACCACCGTCGGTCGGTCCCCGCCCGCGACTCGGAAGACGGTCCCACAGCCCTCACACCGGTATGTCTCGGTCTGTTGCATTCGTCCCCATCCCCTGCGTTACTATACACTGGGTTGACAGTATGTAAATAAGTGTTGCTAGCGCGTCCCAGAGTGAGCCGTGGTCGCGCCAGCCCGGCCGTCACCGCGGACTCCACTCCTCTCGGACCGCCTCGATAGCCGTCGCTTTCTCCCGGATTGCCGGGAACTCCCAGACGATGTCGGTCAGGGTCACGATACCCACCATATCGACCCCGTCCAGTACGGGGACCTTCTTGACGCCTTCGTCGGCCATCAGCCGGGCAACGGTCCCGACCGCGGTCGACGGCGTCGTGGTGACGGCCAGCCGGTTGGCCGCGTCCCGAACGTCGATGGCGGCGAGGGGACGACCCGTGTCCCGCGCGGCCCGCAGCGCGTCCGATTCGGTGAGGATGCCGAGCGGGTCCCCCTCCTCGACGACGATGACCGAGCCGACGCCCGCACCGAGCAATCTGTCGACGGCCTCGTCAAGCGTCGACTCGACGTCGACGGTGACCACCGCCGTCGACATGAGTTTGCGGACTTGCATACCGAAACATTGGTACGCAATCCCAAAGGTCGTCCGGCGAGTCCGGAACCGACTAACCGTCGTCGTCCCGAAGGGGACCTATGACCACCGTTGCTGTACTGGCGGACCCGCCCGTCGAAGGGCACGTTCTGCCGGAGCTAGCCGACGGACCGCTCGATGAATCGGAAGCGGCGGCGCTGTACATGGCGATGCTCGCCGACGTCTGTCGCGCCGTGGAGTCCAGCGGCGCCGAGTTGCTGGTGAACTACCGGCCCGAAGAACAGGCCCCCGACGGCGTCGACCCCGAGCAGGCGGTCCGTGAGCCACTCGACGAGGCGCTCCAGGCGCCCGACAACGCTCGCTACGAGGTTCAGGTCGGGTCGTCTCACGCGGCCCGCGTCGGCAACACCGTCACGCACCTGCTGGAGCGCGAGGACGTCAACACCGTGGCCTCGGTCGAACCCACGGCCGGCCTGTTGACCCGACAGCTCGTCGACAGCGCCGCGATGAAACTCCGCTCCGCCGGCGTCGTGCTCGGCCCGTCGACCGAGGGACGGGTCTACTACGCGGGGTTCGCCGAGCCCGTTGACTTCGAGGGCGCGTACGCGACCCCGGCCGTCCAGACGCTCACCGAGCGGGCCACAGACGCCGACCTCGGTGCGGACTTCCTCCCGTCGGCACCGGTCGTCGAGACGCCCGCGGACCTCCGGACCGTCGTCCCGCTGCTTCGCGCCCGCCACCGGGCCGAACGAGTCGTGCCGCCCCGGACGACCGCGCTGATACACGAGCTCGGGCTGCGCGTGACGGCCGACGACGAACTGGTCCGCGACTAACCGACAGGCCTTAGGGCAGACCCCTGTAACCACCGCCTGCGGTGGGGTGGCAGAGCGGCCTATTGCGCCTGCCTTGAAAGCAGGTATCCTCACGGATTCCTGGGTTCAAATCCCAGCCCCACCGTCTTGCTCCGAACACATTGGCGAGGAGCAGTGCGCGTACGCTGGCGGTTTGAAGCCGCCGAACCACATCTCCGTGAGTGTCAACAGCGGTGACTTATTCCACCCACCGGGAGGATTTATATAACTGGTCCGGCTGACAACATACAGATGCAGCCCACAGATTGGTCTCCAACAGAGCGCGGGCATCGTGTACTCGCCTTCGGTCTGGTCGTCCTCCTCCTCGGCTCCATGGCGTCCGTTGCGGCGGCTAACTCGGCCTTCGGCGTCCGGAAAGCGGAGGTGTCGGCGACGACTGCGACCGTCGGCGAGAACATCACAGTGACCGGCGAGGTAGTGAACGTCGGCGACCAGGGCGGCGGGTTCACGTTCGAGTTCAAGCGTAACGGAACCAGATACGGGACGAGATGGACTACCTTCGAGTCCCAACGAGTCCAGGGTATCGGGCCCGACGAACGCCGGACGGCCAACGCGACAATCCAGTTCGACGAGCCGGGGACCTACGCACTCAGGGTCAACGACAGGAAGGCTGGCGTCGTCACGGTGGTCGCCTCGCGGGCCCGCGTCGCGTCGGAAACCGACACGCAGCGCCGCCTCGACGTGAAGGCGAGTGGTGTCTCGGCGAGCGAATCGGTCGACCTGGATATCCCGCCGTCCAACCGTTCGGTCGCGCTGCAGCGCTGGTCGACGACGACCGGACAGTCGTCGTTCCAGCAGTATCTTACCGAGTACACGAACGCCTCCGAAACGCCGGAAAACGTATCGTGGCCGGCGCAGGCCACCCTGTTCGGTGTGGTCGACTTCGAGAGCGAGGACGGCTTCGAATCGTCGACCATGCGGATCGGCGTCAGCGACGCCGTGATTGCGAACTCGGCCCTTGCGCGCGACGAGGTGACGGTGTATGAGCGCGACGGCGCGGCCTGGGAGCCGCTGTCGACGAGTGTCGCGGCCGACGGCGCCAACCGGACGGTGTACGAGGCGACAGCGACGCGCGGCACGAGCTACGCAGTGGGCCGTATCGACCCGAGCATCTCCGTCGAGAACACGTCGTACGGGTCGTCGGTGCGGGGCAACAGCGCACAGCTGTCTGTCAACGT encodes the following:
- the aroA gene encoding 3-phosphoshikimate 1-carboxyvinyltransferase codes for the protein MDITIGTSTVKGTAQAPPSKSYTHRALLAAGYADGATVRAPLVSADTKATMRAVTAYGGSVDRSDEQAIEVTGFAGRPETPDTVIDCANSGTTMRLVTATAALQDRLTVLTGDDSLRSRPQGPLLEAIGQLDGRAESTRENGQAPLVVGGGIDGGSVSIPGDVSSQYITALLMAGAVTDEGIDIELTTDLKSSPYVDITLEVLSDYGVTAERTADGFTVAGGQSYDPADGEYHVPGDFSSISYLLAMGALASPEGMTVTSAVPSAQGDTAIVDILDRMGATLSWDREAGEIAVEQSELSGIEVGVEDTPDLLPTIATLGAAADGVTRITDAEHVRYKETDRVSAMAEELTEMGARVEEKQDELVVYGEDSSLEGATVDGRADHRIIMSLAVAGLVADGETTVTGAEHVDVSFPNFFDLLESLGGAVER
- a CDS encoding bacterio-opsin activator domain-containing protein translates to MSAITHMTVDADEFLLGRVLSRDPGAEVELERAVPAANQVMPYLWVAGVQLPEFERRVRTSPHVRRLVAVDVVNNQGMYRIEWADDGESLLHGIRETGATILSARGADTWKFVLQFEDYGGLARFHNYCRQKDIDVSLDMAYSPDELEATSEYDRRTEL
- the aroC gene encoding chorismate synthase gives rise to the protein MNGNEFGRLFRLTTYGESHGEAMGCTVSGVPAGVELSEEEIQKDLDRRKPGQSMITTSRGEPDKVKLNSGIQDGYTTGTPIGMVIQNKDARSGKYEPFITAPRPSHGDFTYSAKFGTRNWGGGGRSSARETVNWVAAGGVAKQVLEQSDHDVTIKAHVCQIGDVVADDVTFEEMLEHSEENEVRCADPDAAEEMRDLADKYQKEGDSIGGAIYFECRGVPRGLGAPRFDSVPSRLGQAMYSIPAVTDFELGIGREARTATGSEYTEDWEFGEDGTPTPVGNDHGGLQGGITTGDPISGEVTWHAPVSFPKTQKTVDWETGEQKEITVTGRHDPVLPPRAVPVVEAMLYCTVLDFMLLGGRINPDRLDGRAGEYDTDYHPSSPQNDPEDADTHAKTVDED
- a CDS encoding uracil-DNA glycosylase, with amino-acid sequence MDANQESMSNPFGMDEQCQNCPELCETRENVVHGYGDVGAEFIVLGDSPAEGADESGIPFTDERERELLDILDAVDMVEDPDADEPELKNTFLTYVTRCRHPERPATDDEVVNCEPYLNSEIRMINPELLLPVGQRPLEELAFEYTTLSEDELDIEERHATTIRGRGFEILPMLPPTDQTDEERTAFLDHFSDVLGQDYRQTKGRRGR
- a CDS encoding CBS domain-containing protein codes for the protein MQVRKLMSTAVVTVDVESTLDEAVDRLLGAGVGSVIVVEEGDPLGILTESDALRAARDTGRPLAAIDVRDAANRLAVTTTPSTAVGTVARLMADEGVKKVPVLDGVDMVGIVTLTDIVWEFPAIREKATAIEAVREEWSPR